GTCTGCAACATCAGGACGGACACTCGCTGCTGTTGGCTTCGACGAATCCCGCCGTCGTTGCTTACGACCCGGCATACGCCTACGAACTGGGCCACATCGTGCGGGACGGACTTCGCCGCATGTTCGGTGAAACACCGGAGAACGTCTTCTACTACCTGACCGTCTACAACGAACCCATCGCACAACCCGCGGAACCCGACGGTGTGGATGTCGATGGCATTCTGCGCGGCATGCACCACATCTCCGGGGCACCGAACCTGCCCGGACCTCGCGCGCAGGTGCTCGCCAGCGGTGTCGGGGTGCCGTGGGCCCTGGATGCGCAGCGCCTGCTCGCCACCGAATGGGGCGTGGCCGCCGACGTGTGGTCGGTGACCTCGTGGAATGAGTTGCGGCGCGACGGATTGGACTGCGACCGGCACAACCTGCTCCACCCCGACCAACCCCGACGCACTCCCTACGTGACCCAGCGGCTCACGGGTCAAGCGGGCCCGGTAGTGGCCGTGTCGGATTTCATGAGAGCAGTGCAGGATCAGATCCTGCCGTGGGTGCCGAGCGACTTCGTGTCCCTGGGCACCGACGGCTGGGGACAGTCCGACACCCGTGGCGCATTGCGACGGCACTTCCTGGTCGATGCGCAGTCGATCACCGTTCAGACACTGGCGGAACTCGCCCGTCGCGGCGAGATCGATCCGGCTGTCGTCCCGCAGGCCATCCAGCGGTATCGGCTGGAGGATCCGAGCGCGGCCGACGCCGGCAACACAGAGGGCAGCGGCTGATCCGCCGAGTCGGGACTCTCGACGTCATCGCGGCGCGGAGGTTGGGGTCCCGACACCGCGCGGCCGACAGTGGACAATGGCGGCGTGGCCAAGGACACCGATCGATTCCTGCAGTACCTGAGTTCCGAGCGCGCCGCGCGCAACATGTACCGCTCGCTGGCCGAGTTGACCAGTGGCGACCGCCGCAGCGCACTGCTCGAATTGGCGGACATCGAGCAGAAGCATGCGGACCACTGGCTCGCCCTCCTGACCGAACGCGGTGTCGAGGTTCCCCCGGACGACACGACTCTCGAACCGTCCGACGCCGCTTTGCTGCAGCGGGCCCGAACGCTGTCCCTCGATGCCGTGCTCCCTGATCTCGAACAGGCCGAACGTGACGCGCAAGGTGTGTACGACGACGAGCCCGAGGCCCTGGCGGGCATGGCCGATGACGAGCGGGTCCACGAACGGGTGCTGCGGCAGTTGCGGTCCGACCGGCAGAAGACCCGGTCACCGAACGAGGTGCGTGAGAGCTTGAACCGCGCCGAGTCATGGCACCGCACCGACAAGTCCGGGTCTCTGCGTGCCGCCGTCTTCGGCGTCAGCGACGGCCTGGTGTCCAACACTGCCCTCGTCATGGGCTTCGCGGGCTCAGGGCTTGAGCGCGGAACGGTGTTGCTGGCCGGTGTCGCGGGCCTGCTGGCGGGCGCGTTCTCCATGGCGGCGGGCGAGTACGTGTCGGTGGCCAGCCAACGCGACGTCTTTCGTCGCGAGTTGGCGCTGGAAGCCTCTGAGTTGCGCGAGAAGCCGTTGGAGGAGCAGCGTGAGCTCGAGCTGATCTACCGAGCCAAGGGGCTTGATCCGCAGACCGCCCGCGTGACCGCCGAGCGCATCATGGCCGACCCCGACGTCGCACTGGACACATTGGCCCGCGAGGAGTTGGGGCTGGATCCTGACGAACTCGGCTCGCCGGTCAAAGTGGCAGCCTCGAGTTTCGGTGCCTTCGCGGTCGGCGCCATCGTGCCTGTGATTCCCTATCTGATCACCGGCGGCACCGCGGCACTGATCATCGCGATCGTTCTCGGCAGTATCGCCCTGCTCGTCGTCGGCGGCACCGTCGGTCAGTTGTCGAGGCTGGGAGTGATCCGCTCCGCGCTGCGCCAGTTCGCTGTCGGCGCCGGGGCCGCGGCGGTGACATACATCCTGGGCAAACTCGTGGGAACCGGGCTGGGTTAAGGGCGGCGGCAGGCTGGGCTGACTCCCGCGCCGGGCATCACCCGACGCGGTGCAACCAGCGGACCGTGGCGCCCTCGCCGGCATAGCGGAAGGGCTCGAGTTCCTCGTCCCATTCGGCGCCGAGCAGATGACGCAGACGACCGACCAATTCCTCGGGTCCAGCGGTGTCGGCCATGGCGCTTCGGATCCGGTCCTCGCTGAGCATGATGTCGCCGTGGATGCCGATCGTGCCGCGGAACATGCCCAGGCCGGGAGTCACGGCGAAACGCTCGCCCTCGCGGCCGGTCGTCGGTTCTTCCGTCACCTCGAAGCGCAGGGGGGCGAAGCCCACCAAAGCGCTGGCCAGCGCGGCACCCGTACCTGCTGCCGCCTGCCAGGACAGTTCACCGCGGACCGAGCCGGGTGAGACCGGCTGCCCGGTCCATTCGATGGACACTTCGACACCCAGGACCTGGGAGATCGCCCACTCGACATGGGGGCTCAGCGCCCGAGGGCAGGCATGGATGAAGACCACGCCCCGTGTCGGCATGGTGTCTGACGGGTGCCGGGGCACCACGGCGCTCGACATGATGGCCTCCTTCGCATCGAGATTCGCCTTCCCCAGCGTCCTCACGAAGGTCTGCGGCCTGTCGGCCCGAGAGTCTTGAGTCGAATTGTGTGTGTCACTTCCCAGTGACACCGTTGTCACTTTAGCGCACGAATCCACAAGCGTCACTGGGTTGGACAACTCTTCCAAGAGCTTCCCAGCAGGTCTTCCAAGAGCTTCCCAGCAGGTCTTCCAAGAGCCTTCCCAACGGGCGACAGGCGGCCCCCAGGGGTACTCCCCGCCGACCCTCCACGCACCGTGCGGGACCCGGCCATCGCGGCGTGCCACCTGTCCGGAACAATCGAAAACACAACGACCTGTCCCCGGGCGACCGGCCAGGCAATTACAGTGGGGCCACCGGCCCCGGCTATCGGATCACCGATACCCCCACGGAAGTTGGAGAACACATGGCTGTCACGACCCCGGCCCCCCGGGTACTGGCCGACGTCCTGCCCCGCTCGATCACCCGCGACGTACTGCTCGTGATCGGTGGTGCGGCATTCGTCGGAATCGCGGCGCAGATCGCGATCCCTTTGCCGTTCACTCCGGTGCCGCTCACCGGCCAGACTTTCGCCGTCCTGCTCGCTGGGGCTGCGCTGGGTTCGATCCGCGGCATCTTGTCGATGCTGCTGTACAGCGTGGCGGGCCTGGTGGGCGTCCCGTGGTTCGCCGCGGGTGCGAGCGGCTTCGCGATGCCGTCCTTCGGCTACATCCTGGGCTTCATCGTGGCCGCCGGACTGGTCGGCTTCCTCGCCGAACGCGGCTGGACCCGTACAGTCTTGGATACCGCCTTGGCCATGGTCCTTGGCAACGT
Above is a genomic segment from Candidatus Nanopelagicales bacterium containing:
- a CDS encoding VIT1/CCC1 transporter family protein; translated protein: MAKDTDRFLQYLSSERAARNMYRSLAELTSGDRRSALLELADIEQKHADHWLALLTERGVEVPPDDTTLEPSDAALLQRARTLSLDAVLPDLEQAERDAQGVYDDEPEALAGMADDERVHERVLRQLRSDRQKTRSPNEVRESLNRAESWHRTDKSGSLRAAVFGVSDGLVSNTALVMGFAGSGLERGTVLLAGVAGLLAGAFSMAAGEYVSVASQRDVFRRELALEASELREKPLEEQRELELIYRAKGLDPQTARVTAERIMADPDVALDTLAREELGLDPDELGSPVKVAASSFGAFAVGAIVPVIPYLITGGTAALIIAIVLGSIALLVVGGTVGQLSRLGVIRSALRQFAVGAGAAAVTYILGKLVGTGLG
- a CDS encoding DUF3145 domain-containing protein, yielding MPTRGVVFIHACPRALSPHVEWAISQVLGVEVSIEWTGQPVSPGSVRGELSWQAAAGTGAALASALVGFAPLRFEVTEEPTTGREGERFAVTPGLGMFRGTIGIHGDIMLSEDRIRSAMADTAGPEELVGRLRHLLGAEWDEELEPFRYAGEGATVRWLHRVG
- a CDS encoding biotin transporter BioY, which codes for MAVTTPAPRVLADVLPRSITRDVLLVIGGAAFVGIAAQIAIPLPFTPVPLTGQTFAVLLAGAALGSIRGILSMLLYSVAGLVGVPWFAAGASGFAMPSFGYILGFIVAAGLVGFLAERGWTRTVLDTALAMVLGNVIIYGVGVTWLKFSLATSWASALEMGMTPFLLGDALKIALAAGLFPLVWSQLVRRDLAPPRRKAKAAADSVDLTDGVTTSVAETNDEKSTTD